In the genome of Diaphorobacter sp. HDW4A, the window CAACACGCTGCGCATGATGGTCTACGCCGGCGAACGCGAAATCGTGCAATACCAGTCCACCCCCGCCACCTCGCAGACCGCCGCCACCAGCGCGGGCGGCGTGATTGATCTGCAGCGCAGGTACGGCGGCACCGACCTGCGCTGGGCGCACAGCGGCGAACTGGCGTCGCGCCCCTTCAACATCGTCGCAGGCCTCGCCGCCAACATCGTCGAAGAAGACCGCCGTGGCTACAACAACTTCATCGGCACCACCCTGGGCGTCGAAGGCGCCCTGCGCCGCAAGGAACGCAACACGCTCACCAACATCGATCCCTACGCCCAGGTATCGTGGAACTTCGCCCCCGACTGGACCGCGCAGGCCGGAGTTCGCTGGAGCAACGTGCAGCTCGAATCACGCGACAAATACATCGTCACCGGCAACGGCGACGACAGCGGCAACACCAGCTATCACCGCGCCCTGCCCTTGCTCTCGCTGCAATACCGCGTGAGCGACAGCGCGAACGCATTCGCCTCCATCGGCAGCGGTTTTGAGACCCCCACATTCAACGAAATCTCCTACCGCCCCGCCAGCCAGCCGGGCCTGAATTTCGACCTCGAGCCGGCGACCTCCACCAGCGCAGAAATCGGCTGGAAACAGCGCTACGCCGTTGGTGAATCCATGCGCGGCGAATGGACCGCAGCGCTGTTTCAAACGCGCACCCGCAACGAAATCGTCGTCGCCGAAAACGTCGGCGGTCGCAGCAGCTTTCAGAACGCAGGCCGCACCAAGCGCCAAGGCGTCGAGCTGAGCAACAGCACCCGTCTTGCCGATCAACTGCATCTGAACGCCGCCTTCACCTGGCTGGACGCGACCCTCAGCGAAGGCTATTGCGACGCCAAGGGCGCAGGCTGCGTGCCCGCAGGCAAGCGCATCGCCGGAACCGCGCGCACCCAGGCCTATCTCGCGCTCGACTGGCGACCGAGCCCTGCTTTCCGTGCGGGGGTCGATTGGCGACGCATCGGTTCTGTTGCGGCCAACGACAGCAACAGCGTCATGGCGCCGGCTTATGGTGTGCTCGGGGCCAGTGCGAGCTACAACGTGCTTGCCGGTGGCTGGAAGGTGGGGGTGTTTGGGCGGGTCGACAATCTTGCCGACCGTAAGTACGTTGGGTCGGTGATTGTCAATGAGTCCAATGGACGGTTTTATGAGAGTGCGCCGGGGCGGCAGTGGATGGTGGGGGTGAATGCTGGTTATCAGTTCTGAGATTGGGTTTGGGGTTTTGATGATGTTGTTGCATCACCCGTTCTTCTCTACTTTTTTGGTTTCGCTGGGTGTTTGATTTCCGAGGCCGGGACTGCCCCCGGCGGGGCAGTAACTTTTTGCTTGCGCGCAAAAAGTCACCAAAAACGCGCTTGAATGCGGGGTCACGCGGCAGAACTTACTGCGCGACTGCGTCGCTCCGTTCGGGCAACCGCCGCGAGTCAGTGTCTAACTAAGAGGCATTTGCGGCACATCGCTTCGCTCGTGCCAGGACGTTTACGAAGTTGAGTTGGAGCGCAAATGCCCACTGCTCTTTTGCACGAGAACGATTGCGCTGCAACATGCGAAGTCGCGAGATGGGCGGCACGAGCGCAGCGACGTGCCGAACACACCTCTTATGAAACTTCTGACTCGCGGCGGTTGTCCGAGCGGCGCGCGAAGCGCATAGCGAGTTCTGCCGCGGGTATTCAAAAGCGCATTTTTGGTGACTTTTTGGGCAAGACCAAAAAGTTACTCCGCCGCCGGGCGGAACTCCCGGCCTCCGCCCCCAAGCAAAGCACAAAGGCTAAAAAAACAAAACAGTACAAAAAATTCACTTTGTACTATCCCGACGATCCTCGAGATAACTGCGAATCGACCAGATCGCCTCCTGCGTCAATGTCCCCTCGAAAGGCGGCATGTACACCCGCCCATCCCGTGTACGCCCCCTCCGCACCGTCCCCACATAGAAGTCGTCCATCTCCTTGAAGCAAGCCGCCTTCTTCGCAGCATCCGCCAGCCCACTGCAATCCTCATCAAACTTGCGAAGATCGGGAGCAATCCCGCCCGACAGCGCCTCCAGCCCGTGGCAACGCGCGCAGTTCTGGTTGTAGGCCGAGCTGCCGATGCGCAGCGCTTCCTTGCGTGCGGGACTGGCCTTGTCGTATGGATTCGATTCCAACCACTTCTCGCCCAGTTGCGGCAGCGAGCTGGTGTCCACGGCCTGCGGCACCATGTCGCCGTGCGCCCATGTGGCAGTCGTTCCGCAGACCGCCAAGGCCAATGCGAGCAGACGGTGACGAAGCAAGCGAGGGAGCGTGGGAGTTCGTTTCATGTTTTGTCTCCGGTTGTTGGAAGTAAGTAGTACGTACGTCGTAAGAAAGCTGCAAGAAGTCGCTTCTCCTCATCAAAAGCAAGTTGCAGGCCACGCGTGCCACTTTTCGGCCGGAAACCCCGGATTGCTGCAAACTGCATCATCCAGACCCCAAACTGTCCCAATTTGGAACACCCGAACACCGCTTGGACTACAAGCGCTCGCGGCGTTGGGGATATCCCAGTTGTGGGAGGTCTTGTCTATAAAGAGAATGCGGGCCATAACAAGAGCAAGGCCCTCTTCGGCGCCTGCTACCGGGCGCCGTGGTCAACGAGCAAGTGAATGCCTACCGACCACCAGCACATCCGACCAGCCCTACAAGAGACAAGCACAACATGAGCACGGAATCCTTCACTCGCTTACCCGCGCAGCAGAATGCATCTGCCACAGCGGCTCCCGTGGCGCTTGATCACCACGTGGCCCAGGTGCTGGACAAGGCCAACCGGCGCTCGCAGACCTATGGCGTAGCGGTGCATGACGAGCCCGATTACTCCAGCCCCAGTCGTGGCCACATGAGCAATGCGATGGACGAGAACCGCTTTCTGTTCCAGCACGCCGCGCCCATCATGGAGACGCTGTTCGGCCAGATCGCCAATACCCACAGCATGGTGCTTTTGACCTCGGCACAAGGCATGGTGCTGCATTCTCTCGGCGACAACGACTTTCTCGAAAAGGCCTCGCGGGTGGCTCTCGTGCCGGGCATGGACTGGTCCGAAAAGACCAAGGGCACGAACGCCATCGGCACCGCATTGAGCGAGGAAGAGGCCATCACCGTACATGGCGATCAGCACTACATGAGCGCCAACCAGGCACTCACCTGCTCGTGTTCGCCGATCTTCGATCCGCATGGTCAGGTGATCGGCGCGCTCGACGTGACGGGCGACCACCGCAGCTACCACCAGCACACGCTCGCGCTGGTGCGCATGTCTGCGCAGCTGATCGAGAACCACATGTTCGCCGACAGCTTTCCCAAGGCCGTGCGGCTGCACTTCCACTCGCGCCCCGAGTTCCTCGGCACGCTGGTCGAGGGCATCGCGGTGTTCTCGCCCGATGGCCGTTTCATCTCGGCCAACCGCAGCGCGCAGTTCCAGCTCGGGCTCTCGCATCACGCGCTCAAGGCGCACACGTTCTCGTCGCTGTTCAACCTGCCGATGTCGGCGCTGTTCGAGCTGTTCAGTGGCTCGGCCTCCACGCCGCGCCAGCTCGGCATGCACAACGGCGTGTCGGTCTGGTGCCGCACGGAGATCAAACCCGCAGGCCCCTGGGCGCCGCCATCGCTCGCACCCGTGCAGCGCGACGGCGCGCCAACCACTGCGCCGCAACCGACGCGCGCAACCGTTTCCGCCGCCGAGTCGCGCTGCAAGCCGCATCTGTCGTCGCTGCAGTACCTCGACACCGGTGACGCGCAGATCGCCTCAGTCATCCAGAAGCTGCGCCGCATCGTCGATCGCGACATTCCGGTGATGGTGCTCGGCGAAACCGGTACCGGCAAAGACCTGCTCGCACAGGCCATCCACAACGACTCCGCGCGCGCACGCCAGCCGTTCGTGCCAGTCAACTGCGCGTCGATTCCCGAATCGCTGATCGAGGCCGAACTCTTCGGCTACGAGGAAGGCGCGTTCACCGGCGCACGCAAGAAAGGATCGGTCGGCAAGATCGTGCAGGCACATGGCGGCACGCTGTTTCTCGACGAGATCGGCGACATGCCCAAGCACCTGCAAGCGCGGCTTTTGCGCGTGCTGCAGGAGCGCAAGGTCAGCCCGCTCGGCGCGAGCAAGGAGGTCGAGGTCGATGTCACCGTGATCTGCGCCACGCACAAGAACATCAAGGACATGATCGCGCGCGGCGAATTCCGCGAAGATTTGTACTACCGCCTGAACGGCCTCATCGTGCGCCTGCCCGCACTGCGCGAGCGCACCGACTTCGAGGTGGTGGTCAAGAAGGTGCTCAAGTCGCTGTGCGACAGCGGCCAGCAGATCGACATCTCGCCCGAGGTCATGTCCCTGCTCTCAAGCTACCACTGGCCCGGCAACCTGCGCCAGCTGCACAACCTGCTGCGCACGGCCGCCGTGATGGTGGGCGACCACGGCTCCATCGATGCCGAACATCTGCCCGATGATTTTCTCGAAGAGCTGCGCATCGGCGACAGCGCGCCGCTCGCCATCGAGGCCACCGTCATTCACTCCGCCACCGCCGCTTCCGCCAACAGCGACGACGAAGCGCCCGACAGCGCACGCCTGCACGACGTCACGCTCAACGCGATGGCACAGATGTTGCGCACACACAAGGGCAATGTGTCGGCGGCGGCCAAGGCGCTCGGGGTGTCCCGCAACACCATCTACCGCAAGAAGAACCTGCTGCCTCCCGACCTGCTGAACTGACGCGCGACGGCCCTCTCCCTCCATGGATGCGGCCACGCGCAGCGCGCGTGTGCCTTCAGCATTGCGCGCATGACAACGCATTCCAAGGCCCTCCGGAGACAACACCATGACGACGCTCGCCCCCATCCATATCCCGGACTACCGGGATCGCCACGACCGCTATGACCGCTTCTCGGTGCTGCTGCACTGGCTCATGGCCGCGCTGCTGATTGCCGAGCTGAGTCTCGGCCTGTGGATGACGGGCCTGCCCAAAGATTCGAGCGGCACGCGCGCCTACTGGTTCAACATCCACAAGTCCATCGGCATGACGCTCGGGCTGTTGATCCTCGTGCGCCTGCTATGGGCATTCGCACGCGCACATGTGGCCGCCGTGCCCATGGTGCCGCTGATGCAGAAGATGGCGCAGGCCAGCCACGCGCTGCTGTATCTCTTCATGCTGCTCGTGCCGCTGTCGGGCTTTCTCGGCTCGGTGTTCTCGGGTTATCCGATCCGCTACTTTGGCTGGAAGCTGCCGCAGCTTGCCGCACGCTGGGATGACGCCAAGTCGCTCATGAGCCTGGTGCACGAGTTCTCAGTCTACGCGCTGATGCTGCTCATCGCTGTGCACATGCTCGCGTTCGTGCACCACCAGTTCATCCTCAAGGACGGCCTCATCCGCCGCATGTACTGATCCACGGACTGACCTGTCCACCCGCGCATTGCTCCGTAAGTGAACAGTGTTCGCGCCACACATCGCTCCACATTTGAACGCCCGCGCCACATGGTGCAGTGCATTTCGCGCGGCACGCGGCGCACAGGCCAATGGCACGTGTATTGCAAATGCCCGATGGCGATTCATCGACAACCATACGAGGAGCACATCACCATGACCATCCCGGCCTTCCGCCATCTGCGCCTGAACACTGTGTGTCTGGCCATCGCAGCCACCACCTGCCTGCCCGCCTTCGCGGTCAAGCCCGTGGCGTGGGAAGACATCGCCAACGATGCCAAGACCCCCGGCGACGTGCTGTCCTACGGCCTCGGCCTCACGGCGCAGCGCTACAGCCCGCTCAAGACGCTCAACACCAAGAACGTCGCGGGCCTCGTGCCGGCATGGAGCTACTCGTTCGGCGGCGAAAAGCAGCGCGGCCAGGAGGCCCAGGCGCTGGTGCATGACGGCGTGGTCTACGTGACTGCGTCGTACTCGCGCTTCGTCGCCATCGACGCACGCAGCGGCAAGCGCCTGTGGACCTACGAGCACCGCCTGCCCGAAGACATCCGTCCCTGCTGCGACGTGGTCAACCGTGGCCCCGCGATCTATGGCGACAAGGTCTATTTCGGCACGCTCGACGCACGTGTGATCGCACTCGATCGCACCACCGGCAAGGTCGTGTGGAACGAGAAGTTCGGCGACCACAAGGTCGGCTACACCATGACCGGCGCCCCCTTCATCATCAAGGACCAGAAGACCGGCAAGGTGCTGCTGGTGCATGGTTCGTCGGGCGACGAATTCGGCGTCGTCGGCTACCTCTACGCACGCGATCCCGACACCGGCAAGGAGATCTGGGCACGTCCGTTGGTCGAGGGCCATGTCGGCCGTCTGAATGGCGAACCCAGCACGCCCACCGGCGATCCCAAGGCCCCGACATGGCCGAATGATCCCAACTCCGCCACCGGCAAGGTGGAAGCCTGGAGCCAGGGCGGCGGCGCACCGTGGCAGACGCCATCGTTCGACGTGGAGACCAACACCATCGTCGTCGGCACCGGCAACCCCGCGCCATGGAACACCTGGAAGCGCACCGCCAAGGGCGACGATCCACGCAACTGGCCTAGCCTTTACACATCCGGCCAGGCCTACATCGATCCATCGAACGGCGATCTCAAGGGCTTCTTCTCGCACACGCCGAACGATGCATGGGACTTCTCTGGCAACAACTCGGTGCTGCTGTTCGACTACAAGGACAAGGCCACCGGCAAGACCGTCAAGGCCTCCGCGCATGCGGACCGCAACGGCTTCTTCTTCGTGACCGACCGCGAAAAACTCTCCAAGGCCGACGGCGGCCATCCATGGAAGCAGAACGCCATCATCAACGCATGGCCATTCGTCGACGGCATCACCTGGGCCTCGGGCTTCGATCTGAAGACCGGCCTGCCGATCGAAAAGAACAACCGCCCCCCCGAGCCCAAGGAAGGCCAGGAAAAGGGCGACAGCATCTTCGTGTCGCCACCATTCCTCGGTGGCACCAACTGGATGCCGATGAGCTACAGCCCCGACACCGGCTTGTTCTACATTCCCGCCAACCACTGGGCGATGGACTACTGGTCGGAGCAGATCACCTACAAGCCGGGCGCGGCCTATCTGGGCCAGGGCTTCCGCATCAAGAAGCTACATGACGACCACGTCGGCATCCTGCGCGCCATCAACCCACAGACCGGCAAGATCGCATGGGAGCACAAGGAGCAGTTCCCGCTGTGGGCCGGCACGCTCACCACCGCCGGCAACCTGCTGTTCACCGGTACGTCGGACGGCTACGTGAAGGCCTTTGACGCCAAAAACGGCAAGGAACTGTGGAAGTTCCAGACCGGATCCGGCGTGGTCTCGGTGCCGATCACCTGGCAGATGGACGGCGAGCAATACGTCGGTATCCAGTCCGGCTACGGCGGTGCGGTGCCGCTGTGGGGTGGCGACATGGCCGAGCTGACCAAGCAGGTCACGCAAGGCGGCTCGATGTGGGTGTTCAAGCTGCCCAAGCAGCTCGCAAGCCGCTGAGCCCGATGAAGAAAAACGCTGCGCTCATCGCCATGTGCGCAGCCGTGACACTGGCATCCCTTGCCGGTGTCACGGCCTCGGCACAGACACCCGGCCACACAACGGATTCCGCGGACCCGGCCACGCCGACATCCAACGAACCGCTGATCATCAACGGCTGCCCGATCTGGCCGTACACACGTTGCCCCGGCGCGGATCTGCGGCATGCCAATCTGGTCGGCAAGAACCTCGCAGGCTCCGATCTGCGCGGTGCCGATCTCACGCGTGCCGACCTGCGCGGAGCCAACCTGGCCGCTGCCAATCTCGAAGGCGCGAATCTGACCGGCGCGCGTCTTTCGAAGGCCACGGCGGCCAACACCGACTTCAAGAACGCGCGCTTCATCGGCGCCGATCTCGAAGGCGCGCGCCTGATGCGATCCGACTTCTCGGGCGCGCTCTTCGAAGGATCCAACCTCGAGATGGCGCGCTTCAATCACGCATGGTTCGTCGGCGCACGCTTCATCTCCAACGATCTGCAGGAGGCCAAGCTCTCGGCCACCAACTTGAAGGACGCCGTGTTCGAAGGCAACTTCGTGCGCTACACGCTGTTCCATGAATCGAACATGGAAGGCTGCAAGGGCTGCAAGAAAGAATGGGAGTGAAGACAATGATGATGACGAAGAAGAAAAAGATGAAACCGCGCAGGCCACTGTCGTTCTTCGCGAGCATCGCTGCTGCCCTTTCAGCGTCCCTGCTGGTGATGCATGCCGCCCACGCCTTCGAAGTCGTCAAGCCGCAGGTCGACACCGGCGCGCTGCCTGCCGCCGCAAAAACCTGGGATGAACCCAACCCACTGCGCGGCAACAAGGACGCTGTCGTCATCGGCCGCAGCGCCTTCAACCAGGCCTGCGCGCAATGCCACGGCGCGGACGCCAACGGTTCGCGCTCGCCCGCGCCCGATCTGCGGCGCATGGGCATCGGCTGCAGGCGCATTCAGGATGAGGCACTGCGCCAGCGCTGCATGGGCGATGCCGACGCGTTCTTCATCAAATCGGTGCGCTACGGCAAGCAGAAATTCGGCATCGTCCACATGCCGCCGTGGGAAGGCGTGCTGACGCCCGAGGTCGCCTGGTCGATCCGCAGCTTTGTGGAAAACGCGCCGAAGTAGATAAAGCAGAAAAGCAGAAGAAAAGAAGGTGGTCAGAAAAGGTCGCCGAAGTCCCCCCGTCAGTCCCATGAATACCGCTCTGCCTCTTCTCTCACACACGCTGCGCATGCAATACGAACCTGCGCAAGCCATCTGGATGCTGCACCTGCCTGAGGGAGCAATGCAGCTCAACGACAGCGCGGCAGAAATCATGCGCCGCTGCGATGGCAAGCACACGGTGCAAGCCATCGTGAGCGAGCTCGAAGAGTTATTTGAAACCGAGGGCATCGCACCTCAAGTGCAGTCTCTCATTGACGAAGGAACACGTCGTGGCTGGCTTGTATGAAAAAAAACACCCCCTGAGTCGCTTCGCGCCTTCCCTCTCTCTCGCTTCGCGGGAGGGGGACGCAGCCAGCGCGGCGGGCGGCCCTAAGCAAGCCTGCTCTCGCCCGGATCGCGCCAGTTCCATGCGCCACGGAAGGCGCGAATCGCCATGGATAACTGATACGTTTCTGCAACTGCGCGGCATTCTTGCCATGCTGTGCGCTGCGCTCGTGCTCGTGTTCGCATACCAATCGGCCAGCGAGGCGGCGAATGCAGCGTCGACCGACCTGCGCACGCAGGACGTTTCCGTGCTCGCAGCCACCTGCGTGACCTGTCATGCACCCATGTCCGAGGCCGGTGGCATCCCCACTCTGCAAGGCCGCAGCGCCGCTGATCTGCTCGGTCGCCTGCGCGCCTTCAAGGCCATAGCACCTGCCAAGGCCGATGCCAGCAGCACCATCATGCCGCTGCTGCTGCAAGGGTTTGACGACCTGCAGATCAAAGCACTTGCGCAGTGGTTTTCCTCACGCAAGGAAGCGCGCTGATGCCCAGCAACCGGCGCAGGATTCTGGGCTCCGCGCTGGCGGCGCTGGCCGCGCCGTCCATCGTGCGCGCGCAGGCCGCATCGGCGCACATTGTGGTGGTCGGCGGAGGCTTTGGGGGTGGCACGGCGGCGCGCTACCTGCGTCAGCTGGCACCGCAAGCTCAAGTCACGTTGGTGGAGCCTGCACAGCGCTTCTACACCTGCCCGTTTTCCAATCTTTATCTCGCCGGTCTGCGCAGCTGGGAGAGCATCGGCCACCACTTCGATGGCCTGCGCAAAGCGGGCGTGCGCGTGGTCCACGAACGCGCCGAAGACGTCGACGCGGGCCAGCGCACGCTGACGCTTTCCAGCGGCCAGGTGCTGCGCTGGGACCGGCTCGTGCTGTCTCCCGGAATCGATCTGCGCTGGAATGCCCTCGAAGGTT includes:
- a CDS encoding TonB-dependent receptor: MHAHAVLTRAPFKLATLCGLIALAHAANAQTTAPETLPAITVQSTLAPTPLEQTPASISVIDGDNARDRQWQVNLSEALPGVPGLLLQNRQNYAQDLQLSIRGHGARSTFGVRGVQIFVDGIPSTMPDGQGQISNIDLSSAERIEVLRGPYSALYGNSAGGVLNVYTERGEGAPQVDSTFALGSDGQKRIGLKAKGEANGIGYVVSASRYLTAGWRKQSAADKNLLNARIDTQIGNDGHLTLVASHVAIDALDPGGLPPADWAANPRAVAKNPIDYNSRKTTRQTQAGLTYEHRLDGANTLRMMVYAGEREIVQYQSTPATSQTAATSAGGVIDLQRRYGGTDLRWAHSGELASRPFNIVAGLAANIVEEDRRGYNNFIGTTLGVEGALRRKERNTLTNIDPYAQVSWNFAPDWTAQAGVRWSNVQLESRDKYIVTGNGDDSGNTSYHRALPLLSLQYRVSDSANAFASIGSGFETPTFNEISYRPASQPGLNFDLEPATSTSAEIGWKQRYAVGESMRGEWTAALFQTRTRNEIVVAENVGGRSSFQNAGRTKRQGVELSNSTRLADQLHLNAAFTWLDATLSEGYCDAKGAGCVPAGKRIAGTARTQAYLALDWRPSPAFRAGVDWRRIGSVAANDSNSVMAPAYGVLGASASYNVLAGGWKVGVFGRVDNLADRKYVGSVIVNESNGRFYESAPGRQWMVGVNAGYQF
- the pedF gene encoding cytochrome c-550 PedF, whose translation is MKRTPTLPRLLRHRLLALALAVCGTTATWAHGDMVPQAVDTSSLPQLGEKWLESNPYDKASPARKEALRIGSSAYNQNCARCHGLEALSGGIAPDLRKFDEDCSGLADAAKKAACFKEMDDFYVGTVRRGRTRDGRVYMPPFEGTLTQEAIWSIRSYLEDRRDSTK
- a CDS encoding sigma-54-dependent Fis family transcriptional regulator, with translation MSTESFTRLPAQQNASATAAPVALDHHVAQVLDKANRRSQTYGVAVHDEPDYSSPSRGHMSNAMDENRFLFQHAAPIMETLFGQIANTHSMVLLTSAQGMVLHSLGDNDFLEKASRVALVPGMDWSEKTKGTNAIGTALSEEEAITVHGDQHYMSANQALTCSCSPIFDPHGQVIGALDVTGDHRSYHQHTLALVRMSAQLIENHMFADSFPKAVRLHFHSRPEFLGTLVEGIAVFSPDGRFISANRSAQFQLGLSHHALKAHTFSSLFNLPMSALFELFSGSASTPRQLGMHNGVSVWCRTEIKPAGPWAPPSLAPVQRDGAPTTAPQPTRATVSAAESRCKPHLSSLQYLDTGDAQIASVIQKLRRIVDRDIPVMVLGETGTGKDLLAQAIHNDSARARQPFVPVNCASIPESLIEAELFGYEEGAFTGARKKGSVGKIVQAHGGTLFLDEIGDMPKHLQARLLRVLQERKVSPLGASKEVEVDVTVICATHKNIKDMIARGEFREDLYYRLNGLIVRLPALRERTDFEVVVKKVLKSLCDSGQQIDISPEVMSLLSSYHWPGNLRQLHNLLRTAAVMVGDHGSIDAEHLPDDFLEELRIGDSAPLAIEATVIHSATAASANSDDEAPDSARLHDVTLNAMAQMLRTHKGNVSAAAKALGVSRNTIYRKKNLLPPDLLN
- a CDS encoding cytochrome b, with the protein product MTTLAPIHIPDYRDRHDRYDRFSVLLHWLMAALLIAELSLGLWMTGLPKDSSGTRAYWFNIHKSIGMTLGLLILVRLLWAFARAHVAAVPMVPLMQKMAQASHALLYLFMLLVPLSGFLGSVFSGYPIRYFGWKLPQLAARWDDAKSLMSLVHEFSVYALMLLIAVHMLAFVHHQFILKDGLIRRMY
- a CDS encoding methanol/ethanol family PQQ-dependent dehydrogenase; translation: MTIPAFRHLRLNTVCLAIAATTCLPAFAVKPVAWEDIANDAKTPGDVLSYGLGLTAQRYSPLKTLNTKNVAGLVPAWSYSFGGEKQRGQEAQALVHDGVVYVTASYSRFVAIDARSGKRLWTYEHRLPEDIRPCCDVVNRGPAIYGDKVYFGTLDARVIALDRTTGKVVWNEKFGDHKVGYTMTGAPFIIKDQKTGKVLLVHGSSGDEFGVVGYLYARDPDTGKEIWARPLVEGHVGRLNGEPSTPTGDPKAPTWPNDPNSATGKVEAWSQGGGAPWQTPSFDVETNTIVVGTGNPAPWNTWKRTAKGDDPRNWPSLYTSGQAYIDPSNGDLKGFFSHTPNDAWDFSGNNSVLLFDYKDKATGKTVKASAHADRNGFFFVTDREKLSKADGGHPWKQNAIINAWPFVDGITWASGFDLKTGLPIEKNNRPPEPKEGQEKGDSIFVSPPFLGGTNWMPMSYSPDTGLFYIPANHWAMDYWSEQITYKPGAAYLGQGFRIKKLHDDHVGILRAINPQTGKIAWEHKEQFPLWAGTLTTAGNLLFTGTSDGYVKAFDAKNGKELWKFQTGSGVVSVPITWQMDGEQYVGIQSGYGGAVPLWGGDMAELTKQVTQGGSMWVFKLPKQLASR
- a CDS encoding pentapeptide repeat-containing protein — its product is MKKNAALIAMCAAVTLASLAGVTASAQTPGHTTDSADPATPTSNEPLIINGCPIWPYTRCPGADLRHANLVGKNLAGSDLRGADLTRADLRGANLAAANLEGANLTGARLSKATAANTDFKNARFIGADLEGARLMRSDFSGALFEGSNLEMARFNHAWFVGARFISNDLQEAKLSATNLKDAVFEGNFVRYTLFHESNMEGCKGCKKEWE
- a CDS encoding c-type cytochrome, which codes for MKPRRPLSFFASIAAALSASLLVMHAAHAFEVVKPQVDTGALPAAAKTWDEPNPLRGNKDAVVIGRSAFNQACAQCHGADANGSRSPAPDLRRMGIGCRRIQDEALRQRCMGDADAFFIKSVRYGKQKFGIVHMPPWEGVLTPEVAWSIRSFVENAPK
- the pqqD gene encoding pyrroloquinoline quinone biosynthesis peptide chaperone PqqD; protein product: MNTALPLLSHTLRMQYEPAQAIWMLHLPEGAMQLNDSAAEIMRRCDGKHTVQAIVSELEELFETEGIAPQVQSLIDEGTRRGWLV